A genome region from Ralstonia solanacearum K60 includes the following:
- a CDS encoding replicative DNA helicase yields MNAPTDPQLESLKVPPHSIEAEQSVLGGLLLDNAAWDRIADFINEFDFYRYDHRLIFHNIGKLISQAKPADVITVYEQLQAAGKAEEVGGLAYLNALAQNTPSAANIRRYAEIVRDRGVLRQLVTIADEISAGAFNPQGRDVRQLLDEAESKVFAIAEEGARGQKGFLEIQPLLTQVVERIDELYHRDSQNDITGVPTGFVDLDRMTSGMQGGDLIIVAGRPSMGKTAFSLNIGEHVAVEQGLPVAVFSMEMAGTQLAMRMLGSVGRLDQHRLRTGRLLDEDWPRLTHAIQKMNDAQLFIDETPALNPMELRARSRRLARQCGQLGLIIIDYLQLMSGSGGGGENRATEISEISRSLKGLAKELNCPVIALSQLNRSLEQRPNKRPVMSDLRESGAIEQDADVILFIYRDQVYNPDSQDKGTAEIIIGKQRNGPIGTVRLTFLGEYTKFDNFTGGNAFFDNDT; encoded by the coding sequence ATGAACGCGCCGACCGATCCCCAGCTCGAATCCCTCAAGGTTCCGCCGCATTCCATCGAGGCCGAGCAGTCGGTGCTCGGCGGCCTGCTGCTGGACAACGCCGCGTGGGATCGCATCGCCGACTTCATCAACGAATTCGATTTCTACCGCTACGACCACCGGCTGATCTTCCACAACATCGGCAAGCTGATCTCGCAGGCCAAGCCGGCCGACGTGATCACGGTGTACGAGCAGCTGCAGGCGGCGGGCAAGGCGGAAGAGGTCGGTGGCCTGGCCTACCTGAACGCGCTGGCGCAGAACACGCCGAGCGCGGCCAACATCCGCCGCTATGCCGAGATCGTTCGCGATCGCGGCGTGCTGCGCCAGTTGGTGACGATTGCCGACGAGATTTCCGCCGGGGCCTTCAACCCGCAGGGCCGCGACGTGCGCCAACTGCTGGACGAGGCCGAGTCGAAGGTGTTCGCGATTGCCGAAGAGGGCGCGCGCGGACAGAAGGGCTTCCTGGAGATCCAGCCGCTGCTGACGCAGGTGGTCGAACGCATCGACGAGCTGTACCACCGCGATAGCCAGAACGACATCACCGGCGTGCCGACCGGTTTCGTCGACCTGGATCGCATGACCAGCGGCATGCAGGGCGGCGACCTGATCATCGTGGCCGGGCGCCCCTCGATGGGTAAGACGGCATTCTCGCTCAACATCGGTGAGCACGTGGCGGTGGAGCAGGGCCTGCCGGTGGCAGTGTTCTCGATGGAAATGGCGGGCACGCAGTTGGCGATGCGGATGCTGGGTTCGGTCGGCCGGCTGGACCAGCACCGCCTGCGCACGGGTCGCCTGCTCGACGAGGACTGGCCGCGCCTGACGCATGCCATCCAGAAGATGAACGACGCGCAGTTGTTCATCGACGAGACGCCGGCGCTGAACCCCATGGAACTGCGTGCGCGCTCGCGAAGGCTGGCCCGGCAGTGCGGGCAGCTTGGCCTGATCATCATCGACTACCTGCAGCTGATGTCGGGATCGGGTGGCGGCGGCGAGAATCGCGCGACCGAGATTTCGGAAATCTCGCGTTCGCTCAAGGGCCTGGCCAAGGAGCTCAACTGCCCGGTGATCGCACTGTCGCAGCTGAACCGGAGCCTGGAACAGCGCCCCAACAAGCGCCCCGTGATGTCGGACTTGCGCGAATCCGGCGCCATCGAACAGGACGCCGACGTGATCCTGTTCATTTACCGCGACCAGGTCTACAACCCCGACTCCCAGGACAAGGGCACCGCCGAAATCATCATCGGCAAGCAGCGTAACGGCCCGATCGGTACAGTCCGGCTGACGTTCCTGGGCGAATACACGAAGTTCGACAACTTCACCGGCGGCAACGCCTTCTTCGACAACGACACCTGA
- a CDS encoding IS1595-like element ISRso22 family transposase, with product MKAAEFQRWLAKLATLTAHQRESVEQQLRCGDPRRATERLIAQLSGPVERCPHCGHAEVGPWGSSGGLERYRCKGCSKTFNALTGTPLARLRHREQWQTFMLALIEGQSVRQAAERCGVDKNTAFLWRHRFLRLPAEQKAKRESGIVEADETYFLESFKGSRQLPRAPRKRGGKAAKRGLSAEQIPVLIARDRVGETVDFVLPKADKKHIGAVLKPLLAEDAILCTDGGGSGVYAAVAREHKLTHRFVNVRAGIKVVGKVYHVQNVNAYASRLKGWMRRFHGVATKYLPNYLGWRRMLERSGGAISPPLCIALSLGRARPQQFIQT from the coding sequence ATGAAGGCGGCAGAGTTTCAACGGTGGTTGGCAAAGCTGGCGACGCTCACGGCACATCAGCGCGAGTCGGTTGAGCAACAACTGCGCTGCGGCGACCCGCGTCGGGCCACGGAACGCCTGATTGCGCAATTGAGCGGTCCGGTCGAACGTTGCCCGCATTGCGGGCATGCCGAGGTGGGGCCGTGGGGCAGCAGTGGCGGTCTGGAGCGTTATCGCTGCAAAGGCTGCAGCAAGACCTTCAACGCCCTCACTGGGACGCCGCTGGCCCGGTTGCGTCACCGTGAGCAATGGCAGACCTTCATGCTGGCCCTGATTGAGGGCCAGTCGGTTCGCCAGGCAGCCGAGCGATGTGGGGTAGATAAGAACACCGCCTTTCTGTGGCGCCATCGCTTCCTGCGGCTTCCTGCCGAACAGAAAGCCAAGCGCGAGAGCGGTATCGTCGAGGCCGACGAAACCTATTTCCTGGAGTCGTTCAAAGGCAGCCGCCAGTTGCCTCGTGCGCCACGCAAGCGTGGCGGCAAAGCTGCCAAACGGGGCTTATCGGCAGAGCAGATTCCTGTGCTGATTGCGCGTGACCGCGTAGGCGAGACGGTCGACTTCGTCCTACCCAAGGCCGACAAGAAGCATATTGGCGCTGTCCTGAAGCCCTTGCTGGCGGAAGACGCCATCCTTTGCACCGACGGTGGCGGTTCGGGCGTGTATGCCGCCGTAGCGCGCGAGCACAAGTTGACCCATCGCTTCGTCAATGTACGTGCCGGCATCAAGGTCGTCGGCAAGGTCTATCACGTGCAAAACGTGAACGCCTACGCCAGTCGTCTCAAGGGGTGGATGCGCCGATTCCACGGGGTTGCCACCAAGTACCTGCCCAACTATCTGGGCTGGCGCCGCATGCTGGAACGCTCAGGCGGCGCCATCTCCCCGCCGCTATGCATCGCGCTCAGCTTGGGCAGAGCGCGACCTCAACAGTTTATTCAGACATAG
- the rpsF gene encoding 30S ribosomal protein S6, translating to MRHYEIVFIVHPDQSEQVPAMIERYKGTVTSQGGQVHRVEDWGRRQLAYMIQKLAKAHYVCLNIECGKETLAELEHAFKFNDAVLRHLIVQTKKAETAPSPMMKEVAREEAKKAAAQTEQAA from the coding sequence ATGCGTCATTACGAAATCGTCTTCATCGTCCATCCGGACCAGAGCGAGCAAGTGCCCGCGATGATCGAGCGCTACAAGGGCACGGTCACGTCGCAAGGCGGCCAAGTGCATCGCGTCGAGGACTGGGGCCGTCGCCAACTGGCCTACATGATCCAGAAGCTGGCCAAGGCCCACTACGTGTGCCTGAACATCGAGTGCGGCAAGGAAACCCTGGCTGAGCTCGAGCATGCGTTCAAGTTCAACGACGCCGTGCTGCGTCACCTCATCGTTCAGACCAAGAAGGCTGAAACGGCCCCGTCGCCGATGATGAAGGAAGTGGCGCGCGAAGAGGCCAAGAAGGCCGCCGCTCAGACCGAACAGGCCGCCTGA
- the priB gene encoding primosomal replication protein N, which produces MDGNLGGNAINRLQLVATLVEREVMRYTPAGVPIVNCLLSYSGQAMEAQTARQVEFSIEALGAGKMASVLDRIAPGTVLDCVGFLARKHRSSKALVFHISGCNVFVKD; this is translated from the coding sequence ATGGACGGAAACCTCGGGGGCAACGCCATCAACCGCCTGCAGCTCGTCGCCACACTGGTCGAGCGCGAGGTGATGCGATACACCCCCGCCGGTGTGCCCATCGTCAATTGCCTGCTGAGTTACAGCGGGCAGGCGATGGAAGCGCAGACCGCGCGGCAGGTCGAGTTTTCGATCGAAGCGCTGGGCGCCGGCAAGATGGCCTCCGTCCTGGACCGCATCGCGCCGGGCACCGTCCTGGACTGCGTCGGGTTTCTGGCTCGCAAGCACCGCAGCAGCAAGGCACTGGTCTTTCACATCTCCGGATGTAACGTATTCGTAAAGGATTGA
- the rplI gene encoding 50S ribosomal protein L9, whose product MQIILLEKVINLGNLGDVVRVKDGYARNFLIPKKQARRATASAIKEFEARRAELEKLAAEKLAAAQAEGEKLNGLTLQLSQKAGVDGRLFGSVTNHDIADALAAQGFKVEKAQVRLPNGPLKTVGDHPVSVSLHTDVAVDVTVSVLGETV is encoded by the coding sequence ATGCAAATTATTCTGCTCGAAAAAGTCATCAACCTGGGCAACCTGGGCGATGTGGTGCGTGTGAAGGACGGTTACGCACGTAACTTCCTGATCCCCAAGAAGCAAGCACGTCGTGCCACGGCTTCGGCGATCAAGGAATTCGAAGCCCGCCGCGCCGAACTGGAAAAGCTGGCCGCAGAAAAGCTGGCTGCCGCGCAAGCCGAAGGCGAGAAGCTGAACGGCCTGACGCTGCAACTGTCGCAGAAGGCTGGCGTGGATGGCCGCCTGTTCGGCTCGGTCACCAACCACGACATCGCCGACGCGCTCGCTGCGCAAGGCTTCAAGGTCGAAAAGGCGCAGGTGCGCCTGCCGAACGGCCCGCTGAAGACCGTGGGTGACCATCCGGTCTCCGTGTCGCTGCACACCGATGTGGCGGTCGACGTGACCGTGTCGGTGCTGGGCGAGACCGTCTAA
- the rpsR gene encoding 30S ribosomal protein S18: MNKKQRDAKNKKRFQQQNPLFKRKKFCRFTVAGVEQIDYKDLDTLKDFIGENGKITPARLTGTRSHYQRQLDTAIKRARFLALMPYTDQHKH, from the coding sequence ATGAACAAGAAGCAGCGCGACGCGAAGAACAAGAAGCGCTTCCAGCAGCAAAACCCGTTGTTCAAGCGTAAGAAGTTCTGCCGCTTCACCGTGGCAGGCGTCGAGCAGATCGATTACAAGGATCTCGACACGCTCAAGGACTTCATCGGCGAGAACGGCAAGATCACCCCGGCCCGTCTGACCGGTACGCGCTCGCACTACCAGCGCCAGCTCGACACGGCGATCAAGCGCGCGCGTTTCCTCGCGCTGATGCCGTACACCGATCAGCACAAGCACTAA
- a CDS encoding DUF47 domain-containing protein, translating into MFGRFMPTEGKFFEYFNQHAECAVKAAHALKDLVNDLPNAEMHARNVQSIEKKADRITHDTVELLHKTFITPLDRDEIHKLITTMDDILDLMEDVSLTISLYDVTNVTDEARQLASISVSCCEEVRKAVALLDDMNNGRQILTIAQEIDRLESEADRVMRAAMAKLFRTESDIKLLIKLKAIYEQLESITDCCEDVANIIEGIVLENA; encoded by the coding sequence ATGTTCGGTCGCTTCATGCCCACCGAAGGCAAGTTTTTCGAATATTTCAACCAGCATGCCGAGTGCGCCGTGAAGGCGGCCCACGCGCTGAAGGATCTGGTCAACGACTTGCCCAATGCCGAGATGCACGCGCGCAACGTGCAGAGCATCGAAAAGAAGGCAGACCGCATTACCCACGACACGGTCGAGCTGCTGCACAAGACGTTCATCACGCCGCTGGATCGCGACGAGATCCACAAGCTGATCACGACCATGGACGACATCCTCGACCTGATGGAGGACGTGTCGCTGACCATCTCGCTGTACGACGTGACCAACGTGACGGACGAAGCCCGCCAGCTCGCGTCGATCAGCGTGTCGTGCTGCGAGGAGGTGCGCAAGGCGGTGGCGCTGCTCGACGACATGAACAACGGCCGGCAGATCCTGACCATCGCGCAGGAGATCGATCGCCTTGAATCCGAAGCCGATCGTGTCATGCGCGCCGCCATGGCCAAGCTGTTCCGTACCGAGAGCGACATCAAGCTGCTGATCAAGCTCAAGGCGATCTACGAGCAACTGGAGAGCATCACTGACTGTTGCGAGGATGTCGCCAACATCATCGAAGGCATCGTGCTCGAGAACGCCTGA
- a CDS encoding ferredoxin--NADP reductase: MSAFNQETVLSVHHWNESLFSFRTTRDKALRFHNGHFVMLGLEVEGKPLMRAYSIASPNYEEHLEFFSIKVQNGPLTSRLQHLKVGDTVLVSRKPVGTLVLDDLLPGKNLYLFGTGTGLAPFMSIIQDPETYERFEKVVLLHGVRQVSELAYADFITSELPNNEFLGDQVREKLIYYPTVTREPFRNMGRLTDLADSGKLFADIGLAPLDPAVDRAMICGSPAMLDDTCKLLDARGFKISPRMGEAGDYVIERAFVEK, encoded by the coding sequence TTCCGTACCACGCGCGATAAGGCCTTGCGCTTCCATAACGGCCACTTCGTCATGCTGGGTCTGGAGGTCGAGGGCAAGCCCCTGATGCGTGCCTACAGCATTGCCAGCCCGAACTACGAAGAACACCTGGAGTTCTTCAGCATCAAGGTGCAGAACGGCCCGCTGACTTCGCGCCTGCAGCACCTGAAGGTTGGCGACACCGTGCTGGTCAGCCGCAAGCCGGTCGGTACGCTGGTGCTGGACGATCTGCTGCCCGGCAAGAACCTCTACCTGTTCGGCACCGGCACCGGCCTGGCGCCGTTCATGAGCATCATCCAGGATCCGGAGACCTACGAGCGCTTCGAGAAGGTCGTGCTGCTGCACGGCGTGCGCCAGGTCAGCGAACTGGCCTATGCGGATTTCATCACCAGCGAACTGCCGAACAACGAGTTCCTGGGCGACCAGGTGCGCGAGAAGCTGATCTACTACCCGACCGTCACCCGCGAGCCGTTCCGCAATATGGGGCGCCTGACGGATCTGGCCGACAGCGGCAAGCTGTTCGCCGATATCGGCCTCGCGCCGCTGGACCCGGCGGTGGACCGCGCCATGATCTGCGGCAGTCCCGCCATGCTGGACGACACCTGCAAGCTGCTGGATGCGCGCGGTTTCAAGATCTCGCCGCGCATGGGCGAGGCGGGCGACTATGTGATCGAGCGCGCCTTCGTCGAGAAGTGA
- a CDS encoding asparaginase: MSSLPTIAILATGGTIAGSADDSASAARYRAGAVPIDQLLAASKLGLERVANVRAEQVAQIDSKDLTFDVWERLVARIRHWIEVERVDGVVITHGTDTLEETAMLLHLVVQTDVPIVMTAAMRPSTSLSADGPLNLLNAVRAAANPASRGRGVLVALNQRVHAARDVQKGHTYAVEAFVSPETGPLGFVLDASVQYRRATRLPDAADVLPMPPAGQWPWVEVLSSYAQPDARLVDTLVAAGVRGLVIAATGAGSVHVNLEAALQQAAKQGVIVLRSTRTGAGVVPAHPDGQGWASSGTLNPYKARVLLMLLIAADRAQAETASLQQVIDRY; the protein is encoded by the coding sequence ATGTCCTCGTTGCCCACTATCGCCATTCTCGCCACCGGCGGCACCATTGCCGGTTCGGCTGACGACTCCGCTTCCGCCGCCCGTTATCGCGCCGGTGCCGTGCCCATCGACCAGTTGCTGGCGGCCAGCAAGCTGGGTCTGGAGCGTGTCGCCAACGTGCGCGCCGAGCAGGTCGCTCAGATCGACAGCAAGGACCTGACCTTCGATGTGTGGGAGCGGCTGGTGGCGCGGATCCGCCATTGGATCGAGGTGGAGCGCGTGGATGGCGTGGTCATCACGCACGGTACCGACACGCTCGAGGAAACCGCGATGCTGCTGCACCTGGTGGTGCAGACTGATGTACCCATCGTCATGACCGCGGCGATGCGGCCATCGACATCGTTGTCGGCGGACGGTCCGTTGAACCTGCTCAATGCCGTGCGCGCGGCCGCCAATCCCGCCTCGCGCGGGCGCGGCGTGCTGGTGGCGCTGAACCAGCGCGTCCATGCGGCGCGCGATGTGCAGAAGGGGCACACCTACGCGGTCGAGGCGTTTGTGTCGCCGGAGACCGGTCCGCTCGGCTTTGTGCTGGACGCCTCCGTGCAATACCGGCGCGCCACCCGGTTGCCGGACGCTGCCGATGTGCTGCCGATGCCGCCTGCCGGGCAATGGCCCTGGGTGGAGGTCCTGTCGAGCTATGCTCAGCCGGATGCGCGCCTGGTCGATACCCTGGTGGCCGCCGGCGTGCGGGGGCTGGTTATTGCTGCGACGGGAGCGGGGTCCGTCCATGTCAATCTGGAGGCCGCGCTGCAGCAGGCGGCCAAGCAGGGCGTGATCGTGCTGCGTTCGACGCGTACCGGGGCCGGCGTGGTGCCGGCGCATCCCGACGGGCAGGGCTGGGCGTCGTCCGGTACGCTCAATCCGTACAAGGCGCGCGTGCTCTTGATGCTGTTGATTGCCGCTGATCGTGCCCAGGCAGAAACGGCCTCCCTGCAGCAAGTCATTGATCGATATTGA